A region from the Arthrobacter roseus genome encodes:
- a CDS encoding ATP-dependent helicase, translated as MSPQRPTEDRTHTLTRSYSARKLAELLHGDAPGDVLYPTPEQIIVIESGLEPMLVIAGAGSGKTKTMADRVVWLVANGLVRPEQILGVTFTRKAAGELATRIRQRLAQFYRLAGPVSENLVHAEERLEPTVSTYHSYANSIVSDYGLRVGVERDSTMLGGAQAWQLANQIVEAYTGAFDHLTAAKSTLVQAVLKMASECAEHLRPTSDVRDCLLEHLSTVESLEYKTGSTRGASQKVDQLLRKLRTRITVTELVDQYMVAKRQRSQLDYGDLVAVAAEIARSVPAAVETERLKFKVVLLDEFQDTSSAQLTLFANLFGDGRSVTAVGDPHQSIYGFRGASAGQLADFRTRFPIAEDSGYRPAHVAHLSIAWRNSRAILGAANAVSAPLGKKAPWLNVQRMPPVPLLRQRPGAPVGEVLIARYLSDDKSPSLEVETGEAVGVARLVEQQRQRAFEHHPDGRPLTPTVAVLCRGKRQFEPIRRELEERGIPVQVVGLGGLLSTPEVVDLLAVLRVLGDPGRSDAMLRILTSARWRIGPIDLMTLSDWSRHLARMRERPRRDVVFNDDDVVVEHDMAEAGSLVEAVDYLPKAGWISSNGRSLSTPGRARLVELGWELRTLREYVGQDIVTLISEIEHTTRLDIEVAAKPGMDFHVARRNLDAFTQAAASFTATADRVDLQAFLAWLDAAETEENGLPVTQLEASRDAVQLLTVHASKGLEWDVVVVPGLNEGSFPSGKDSRWSSGESAIPWNLRGDAPDLPQWDWQQEDQYSWLESEKLFCEDARGHAEREERRLAYVAFTRARHVLICSGSVWGNGRAKPTAASRYLEELAERARAGEGGFSLINWVAEEDQGLANPASSHPKVASWPFDPLGGRRSMLEHLAAEVNLAAASEPFPAAEGTIEAKLDRETDLVLAQHKDSDSTVEVELPPHISASVLVGLTEDPDRVIRQLRRPVPRKPGLAARKGTAFHEWIENFYGRAGQLELEVDAEPSDSYIDETYDLDVMAKTFSASVWAHRAPAAIEVPIETTVDNVVVRGRIDAVFQDADGGWDLVDWKTGRVPTGHELTVRSVQLAVYRHAWAQLKGVSLDMVRAAFYYVGEDKTVRPHDLADQTALEAILFSAYS; from the coding sequence ATGAGCCCTCAGCGCCCAACTGAAGACAGGACACATACCCTGACCCGCTCATACAGCGCTCGAAAACTCGCGGAACTGCTCCATGGAGATGCACCCGGTGACGTGCTCTATCCCACCCCGGAACAGATTATCGTCATCGAATCCGGCCTTGAACCCATGCTCGTCATAGCCGGCGCCGGATCAGGTAAAACCAAAACCATGGCGGATCGCGTTGTCTGGCTGGTGGCCAATGGACTGGTCAGGCCTGAGCAGATACTGGGTGTCACGTTCACCAGAAAGGCAGCGGGCGAACTAGCAACGCGTATCCGTCAGCGGCTCGCCCAGTTCTATCGGTTGGCAGGCCCGGTTTCGGAGAACCTCGTTCACGCGGAGGAGCGTCTTGAACCAACTGTCTCCACGTATCATTCGTATGCGAATTCCATCGTGTCGGATTACGGGCTGCGCGTAGGCGTGGAGAGAGACTCAACGATGTTGGGCGGAGCCCAGGCTTGGCAGCTGGCAAATCAGATTGTTGAAGCCTACACCGGAGCATTTGACCACCTCACGGCGGCCAAATCCACTCTCGTTCAAGCTGTTCTGAAGATGGCATCCGAATGCGCCGAACATCTGCGCCCGACATCCGATGTTCGTGATTGCCTGCTCGAGCACCTGAGCACGGTGGAGTCGCTGGAGTACAAGACAGGCAGCACAAGGGGAGCCTCCCAAAAAGTGGACCAGCTTCTACGCAAGCTCCGTACCCGGATCACCGTCACAGAACTTGTGGATCAGTACATGGTGGCGAAAAGGCAGAGAAGTCAGCTTGATTATGGCGATCTCGTAGCAGTAGCTGCAGAGATCGCTCGCAGTGTTCCCGCGGCTGTCGAGACGGAACGCCTCAAGTTCAAAGTCGTCTTGTTGGACGAATTCCAAGACACGTCATCAGCCCAGCTGACGCTCTTCGCGAACCTGTTCGGTGATGGGCGTTCCGTGACTGCAGTGGGGGATCCACATCAATCGATCTATGGCTTCCGGGGGGCATCGGCGGGCCAGCTAGCAGATTTTCGGACGCGGTTCCCGATCGCAGAAGATTCAGGCTACCGACCTGCCCATGTTGCGCACCTGTCGATTGCCTGGCGGAATTCGCGCGCTATTCTTGGCGCCGCAAATGCTGTCTCTGCGCCGTTGGGGAAGAAGGCCCCATGGTTAAACGTCCAGCGCATGCCGCCTGTGCCTCTGTTGCGTCAGAGACCAGGGGCTCCCGTCGGTGAAGTCCTGATTGCCCGGTACCTCAGCGACGATAAATCTCCATCCTTGGAGGTGGAAACCGGGGAGGCGGTAGGGGTGGCACGTCTGGTGGAACAGCAGCGGCAGCGTGCCTTCGAACACCACCCGGATGGACGTCCGTTGACGCCCACTGTCGCGGTCTTGTGCCGAGGTAAACGCCAGTTCGAACCAATACGCCGAGAGCTTGAGGAAAGGGGCATCCCCGTGCAGGTTGTTGGGCTCGGCGGGCTGTTGAGCACGCCCGAGGTTGTCGATCTGCTGGCCGTGCTGCGGGTTCTTGGTGATCCAGGGCGGTCCGATGCAATGCTTCGCATCCTTACCAGCGCGCGATGGCGGATCGGACCCATCGACCTCATGACTCTGTCAGATTGGTCCCGGCACCTGGCCAGGATGCGAGAACGTCCCAGGAGAGATGTCGTGTTCAACGACGACGACGTCGTCGTTGAACACGACATGGCCGAAGCGGGAAGCCTTGTGGAAGCTGTTGACTACCTGCCCAAAGCGGGCTGGATCTCCTCGAACGGACGGTCCCTCAGTACACCCGGACGAGCCCGCCTCGTTGAACTTGGTTGGGAACTGCGGACCCTGCGCGAATACGTCGGTCAGGACATCGTGACGTTGATTAGCGAAATCGAACACACCACACGACTCGACATCGAAGTTGCCGCCAAACCAGGAATGGACTTCCACGTAGCCCGCCGGAATCTGGATGCTTTTACCCAGGCAGCGGCCTCCTTCACCGCCACCGCGGACAGAGTGGACCTTCAAGCATTCCTCGCCTGGCTGGACGCCGCGGAAACAGAAGAGAACGGCCTGCCGGTCACGCAGCTGGAAGCGAGTAGGGATGCTGTGCAGCTGCTGACCGTCCATGCCTCGAAGGGACTTGAATGGGACGTCGTCGTCGTACCCGGGCTGAATGAAGGCAGCTTTCCCAGCGGCAAGGATTCACGCTGGAGCAGCGGAGAATCTGCCATTCCCTGGAACCTCCGGGGGGACGCACCGGACCTGCCCCAGTGGGATTGGCAGCAGGAGGATCAGTACTCGTGGCTCGAGAGCGAGAAACTGTTCTGCGAAGATGCCAGGGGCCACGCCGAACGTGAAGAGCGTCGACTCGCCTACGTGGCTTTCACCCGGGCGCGTCATGTACTCATCTGCAGTGGGAGCGTCTGGGGCAACGGACGTGCTAAACCCACTGCAGCATCACGGTACCTCGAAGAACTCGCGGAGCGTGCGCGGGCCGGAGAGGGGGGCTTCTCCCTCATCAACTGGGTCGCTGAAGAAGATCAGGGACTAGCTAACCCGGCGTCGTCCCACCCGAAAGTCGCGTCCTGGCCCTTCGATCCACTGGGGGGCAGGCGATCGATGCTGGAACACCTGGCCGCAGAAGTGAACCTGGCCGCAGCGAGCGAGCCTTTTCCGGCAGCAGAGGGGACCATTGAAGCCAAGCTCGACCGCGAAACAGACCTGGTCCTCGCCCAGCACAAAGACTCGGACAGCACAGTGGAAGTGGAACTGCCGCCTCATATCTCCGCCTCGGTACTAGTGGGCCTCACAGAAGATCCGGATCGGGTGATCAGGCAACTACGCAGACCCGTTCCGCGCAAACCCGGTCTCGCCGCACGAAAGGGAACGGCTTTTCACGAGTGGATAGAGAACTTTTACGGCAGAGCGGGACAGCTTGAGCTTGAGGTGGACGCTGAGCCCAGTGACTCCTACATCGATGAAACCTACGACCTGGACGTGATGGCAAAGACCTTTTCCGCATCGGTCTGGGCACACCGAGCCCCAGCGGCCATCGAAGTGCCGATCGAAACGACGGTCGACAACGTCGTCGTGCGTGGACGTATCGACGCAGTCTTCCAGGATGCCGATGGCGGTTGGGACCTGGTCGACTGGAAAACGGGTCGTGTTCCAACGGGGCACGAGTTGACGGTTCGCTCGGTGCAATTGGCTGTGTACCGGCATGCGTGGGCGCAGCTCAAGGGTGTTTCGCTGGACATGGTTCGCGCGGCGTTCTATTACGTGGGAGAGGACAAAACGGTGCGTCCGCATGACCTCGCAGATCAAACAGCGCTCGAAGCTATACTCTTCTCTGCCTATTCCTGA
- a CDS encoding ATP-dependent helicase: MKQHISLVRSSRRAVETLALSVDQVTVVDRPPESAALLVLGGPGTGKTTVVVESVIRRVLRDGMDPARALVLAPTRLSAARLRDQITARLDRSLSATPARSWASYAFDLIRRARAAGLLPHVVRPPKLLSGAEQDLIIKELLDGHGSNGVPELPWPDDLQAALGTRGFRQEIRQLFDRMSEYGLGPSGLEAFGQQIGRLDWKAAAALYGEYRDVLDIRMPEAFDPAGVITTAVDLLLNEPGFLDSERASTEFIGVDDLQEANPAIHRLLALIGDGADVVMAACPDTAVQGFRGARPDLLGELHATFRGGVKTAMLTTSHRLGPGLSDAWQRVAGRISAAGVTPAYRALAAHPDHEASAEVHVVDSDLHELRYVSQRILQAQVLDGLRPSDIAVIVRSGRQVSALQRYLIGQGIGVHVPSSEKAVRDEAAVRPLLELFGVVLDGQLLTPETAVSLVTSRIGGATALELRRLRQILRREELSVGGGRGSDELLIEALQRPAQLELLGWEGRAGLRIARMLDAGATAASAPGANAETLLWSLWDASKLSMHWAEASLGAGSVAMRADRDLDAMMALFHAAERYVEQLPGATPAQFLEYLTSQELPMDTLAARALGRETVEILTPASAAGRQWPMVIVAGIQEGTWPDLRLRGELLGSGELAAVIEHGKDYQAFRHPLALMHETRFDELRSFSMAISRASKLLICTAVSAEEDQPSQFLDLIEPLPEDVEARKPTQVLRPLSVRGLVADYRRIAQEQRPEAAQAIRQLARMVRHRPVVPGGHPDQWWGLLPLSTSTSIVAEGQPVYVSPSKVEAVLRSPLDWFVSAAGGEAAQDFARSLGSLVHEIAQDLPEATGTEYVLELRRRWPKLGMKENWEGQMDFLRAEKMVRKLASYVIRMRQEGRSLLAVESDFVTSLPPVRERLAETVLRGQVDRIELDSLGHVHIVDLKTGKNAPSKDDLAGHPQLASYQVAANAGAFDAVDGAAGAPSGGASLVQLGTTLKDAGVQEQQALNPEESWARDMVLEAAKLMSGESFDAIHEPGRQAFGGRGCRLPEVCPLCPEGKQVTQ; the protein is encoded by the coding sequence ATGAAGCAACACATCAGTCTCGTGCGCTCAAGCAGGCGGGCAGTTGAAACGCTCGCATTGAGCGTTGACCAAGTGACAGTGGTGGATCGGCCGCCGGAGTCCGCCGCACTTCTGGTCCTGGGTGGCCCGGGGACGGGGAAGACAACGGTCGTCGTCGAGAGCGTTATCCGGCGGGTGTTGCGCGACGGTATGGACCCCGCCCGGGCGCTGGTTCTGGCCCCTACCCGTCTGTCGGCTGCACGTTTGCGGGACCAGATCACTGCACGGTTGGATCGGAGCCTGAGCGCCACTCCTGCACGGTCCTGGGCCTCGTACGCGTTTGATCTGATCCGTCGGGCCAGGGCTGCAGGTCTGTTGCCGCACGTGGTCCGTCCGCCAAAACTCCTTTCAGGCGCTGAACAGGACTTGATCATCAAGGAATTGCTGGACGGGCATGGATCAAATGGTGTGCCGGAACTGCCCTGGCCGGATGACCTCCAAGCGGCATTGGGTACCCGGGGCTTCCGGCAGGAAATACGGCAACTGTTCGACAGAATGAGCGAATATGGTTTGGGCCCGTCGGGTTTGGAGGCCTTCGGGCAGCAGATAGGGCGCCTGGACTGGAAAGCCGCCGCGGCGCTCTACGGCGAATACCGGGACGTGCTGGATATCCGGATGCCTGAAGCATTCGATCCAGCCGGAGTTATCACCACTGCCGTGGATCTGCTGCTCAATGAACCCGGGTTTCTGGACTCTGAGAGAGCTTCAACTGAATTCATTGGAGTGGATGACCTCCAGGAGGCCAATCCCGCGATCCACAGATTGCTGGCGCTCATTGGAGACGGTGCCGACGTCGTCATGGCTGCGTGCCCCGACACTGCGGTGCAGGGCTTCCGGGGAGCCAGGCCAGATCTGTTGGGCGAGCTGCATGCCACCTTCCGAGGTGGTGTGAAAACGGCCATGCTGACGACGTCGCATCGGCTAGGGCCTGGACTGAGCGATGCTTGGCAACGTGTTGCCGGGCGCATTTCAGCCGCCGGTGTCACACCCGCCTATCGGGCGCTCGCTGCCCACCCTGATCATGAGGCCAGCGCGGAAGTCCACGTTGTCGATTCAGACCTGCATGAATTGCGTTACGTGAGCCAACGTATCCTGCAGGCGCAGGTGCTGGACGGACTCAGACCATCGGATATCGCGGTCATCGTGCGCTCGGGGCGTCAAGTATCAGCCTTGCAGCGGTACCTCATCGGTCAAGGCATTGGTGTCCACGTCCCCTCATCGGAAAAAGCTGTCCGGGATGAAGCGGCCGTTCGTCCGCTGCTGGAGCTATTCGGCGTCGTTCTGGATGGCCAATTGCTGACTCCCGAGACAGCAGTATCGCTGGTGACCTCGCGGATAGGCGGTGCAACGGCCCTGGAACTCAGGCGGCTGCGACAAATACTGCGGCGCGAAGAGCTGAGCGTCGGTGGAGGGCGCGGCAGCGACGAACTCCTGATCGAGGCGCTACAACGCCCAGCCCAGCTGGAACTGCTTGGATGGGAGGGACGCGCGGGACTACGAATCGCACGGATGCTGGATGCTGGGGCAACAGCGGCATCAGCTCCGGGAGCAAATGCCGAAACCCTATTGTGGTCGCTATGGGACGCATCCAAACTCTCAATGCACTGGGCTGAGGCTTCTCTGGGCGCTGGAAGTGTTGCCATGCGGGCAGACAGGGATCTGGACGCCATGATGGCTCTCTTCCACGCCGCGGAACGGTACGTAGAACAACTGCCCGGAGCAACGCCCGCGCAGTTCTTGGAGTACCTGACCAGTCAAGAATTACCCATGGATACCTTGGCCGCTCGGGCACTGGGCAGGGAGACAGTGGAGATCCTCACCCCTGCAAGCGCAGCCGGACGGCAGTGGCCCATGGTTATCGTCGCTGGAATCCAGGAGGGCACGTGGCCAGACCTGAGGCTGAGAGGGGAGCTGCTCGGCAGCGGGGAACTCGCTGCAGTTATCGAACATGGAAAAGATTACCAAGCGTTCCGTCATCCGCTCGCCCTCATGCACGAGACGAGATTCGACGAACTCCGCTCATTCTCGATGGCAATTTCACGGGCATCCAAGCTGCTGATTTGCACGGCTGTTTCGGCAGAAGAAGACCAACCATCCCAGTTCCTTGATCTTATCGAGCCACTCCCCGAAGATGTTGAGGCGCGAAAACCCACTCAGGTGCTCCGTCCATTGTCGGTTCGGGGCCTTGTTGCCGATTACCGGCGCATCGCGCAGGAACAGCGTCCCGAAGCCGCGCAGGCCATTCGCCAATTAGCGCGAATGGTGCGGCACCGTCCGGTGGTCCCCGGCGGTCACCCGGATCAATGGTGGGGGCTCTTGCCCTTGTCCACGTCCACAAGCATCGTTGCAGAAGGGCAACCGGTCTACGTGTCGCCATCGAAAGTTGAAGCGGTGCTGAGATCTCCTCTGGACTGGTTCGTCTCTGCTGCCGGCGGAGAAGCTGCCCAGGATTTCGCACGATCGCTTGGAAGCCTCGTGCACGAGATCGCGCAGGACCTGCCAGAAGCCACCGGCACGGAATACGTCCTCGAACTTCGGCGTCGATGGCCAAAGCTCGGCATGAAAGAGAACTGGGAAGGGCAAATGGACTTTCTCAGGGCAGAAAAAATGGTCCGCAAGCTGGCCAGCTACGTTATTCGCATGAGACAAGAGGGCAGGTCGCTCCTGGCAGTGGAAAGCGACTTCGTAACCAGCCTGCCGCCCGTCCGTGAGCGTCTGGCCGAGACCGTCCTCCGTGGGCAAGTGGACCGCATCGAATTGGATAGCCTCGGCCATGTGCACATTGTGGATCTGAAAACCGGCAAGAACGCTCCATCGAAGGATGATCTGGCGGGGCACCCACAGCTGGCTTCTTATCAGGTTGCAGCGAACGCTGGGGCATTCGATGCCGTGGACGGTGCGGCCGGTGCGCCCTCAGGGGGTGCATCCCTAGTTCAGCTGGGAACCACCCTCAAGGATGCAGGCGTCCAAGAACAGCAAGCACTCAACCCGGAGGAAAGCTGGGCGAGGGACATGGTCCTCGAGGCCGCAAAGTTGATGTCGGGCGAATCTTTCGACGCCATCCACGAACCAGGCCGTCAAGCCTTCGGGGGGCGTGGCTGCCGGCTACCTGAGGTATGTCCGCTCTGCCCCGAAGGCAAGCAGGTGACTCAATGA
- a CDS encoding MGMT family protein, producing MNEDFETSVTQLVAMIPAGSVLSYGDIAELLDCGGPRQVGKVMSGTEGDLPWWRVVRADGQPPACHGNTAFHHYRTENTPIRSAAAASGAERILMKDARWQPTESEWEQLDVLKKGLAGESSTAGNSKMSDQDDSLFP from the coding sequence GTGAACGAAGACTTTGAAACATCGGTTACACAGCTAGTTGCCATGATTCCGGCAGGCAGCGTCCTTTCCTATGGGGACATCGCAGAACTGCTGGACTGTGGAGGCCCACGGCAGGTCGGAAAGGTCATGTCTGGGACCGAGGGCGATCTTCCCTGGTGGCGCGTGGTCCGGGCCGATGGGCAACCCCCTGCATGTCATGGCAATACAGCGTTCCATCATTATCGGACCGAGAACACTCCCATACGCTCGGCTGCAGCAGCCTCCGGAGCCGAGCGGATTCTCATGAAAGACGCCCGATGGCAGCCGACGGAGTCTGAATGGGAACAGCTCGACGTCCTCAAAAAAGGTTTGGCGGGGGAGAGCTCTACGGCTGGGAATTCCAAAATGTCGGACCAGGATGATTCGCTGTTCCCATGA
- a CDS encoding 3'-5' exonuclease yields the protein MTIPTNWHELPRAAFDLETTGQDPLEARIVTASVVLVNGRGDVLQHHEWLANPGIPIPDEAANIHGVNTATASASGAPADEVAGEICAILGGMFTADIPVMAFNACYDFTVLSRECGRHSQATITSMPVIDPYILDKQMDRYRRGKRTLTALSELYGVPHDNAHTSAADVMATLGVASALAEKYPELHGDATELHHKQTGWASQQAASFQEYLRRKNPSAVIDGSWPHIPHETSVTVP from the coding sequence ATGACAATCCCGACAAATTGGCATGAATTGCCGCGCGCCGCATTCGACCTCGAAACGACGGGGCAGGACCCACTGGAAGCCCGAATAGTCACGGCCTCAGTCGTCCTCGTCAACGGTCGCGGAGATGTCCTCCAACATCATGAATGGCTTGCCAATCCCGGAATACCCATCCCGGACGAAGCCGCTAACATCCACGGCGTCAACACGGCAACGGCTTCCGCATCCGGAGCACCGGCAGATGAGGTTGCCGGAGAGATCTGTGCCATCCTCGGTGGAATGTTCACAGCCGACATTCCGGTGATGGCGTTCAACGCGTGCTATGACTTCACCGTCCTATCTCGCGAATGCGGCCGTCATAGCCAGGCCACCATCACCTCGATGCCCGTCATCGACCCCTACATCCTCGACAAGCAGATGGACCGCTACCGTCGTGGCAAACGAACCCTGACCGCGCTGAGCGAACTTTATGGTGTGCCCCACGACAACGCCCACACCTCTGCAGCCGATGTCATGGCCACTCTGGGGGTCGCCTCAGCGCTCGCCGAGAAGTATCCCGAATTGCACGGTGACGCGACCGAACTCCACCACAAGCAAACCGGGTGGGCATCGCAGCAGGCCGCAAGCTTTCAAGAGTATTTACGGAGGAAGAACCCGTCAGCCGTGATTGACGGAAGCTGGCCGCATATTCCCCACGAAACCTCCGTCACCGTTCCTTGA
- the hemL gene encoding glutamate-1-semialdehyde 2,1-aminomutase — protein MATSEELFARAQNVMPGGVNSPVRAFGSVGGTPRFIVSAKGAYVSDADGRDYVDLVCSWGPALLGHAHPAVLEAVHSAVDKGLSFGASTPAEADLAELVRNRVSAVERLRMVSTGTEATMTAVRLARGFTGRNLVIKFAGCYHGHLDSLLASAGSGLATLALPGSAGVTEATAAETLVLPYNDIAAVEAAFAEHGDRIAAVITEAAPANMGVVTPGDGFNKALSEITRANGALFVMDEVLTGFRTGPAGYWGLTGGASGSEEQWAPDLLTFGKVIGGGLPVAALGGRKDVMEFLAPTGPVYQAGTLSGNPVAMAAGVATLTAATADVYQHVDAKSLELSGALEDALTAAGVNHSIQRAGNLFSVAFGTAAHGVHNYADAQAQDVYRYAPFFHSMLESGVYLPPSVFEAWFLSAAHDDAAMERVINALPAAARAAAAAQPA, from the coding sequence ATGGCAACGTCTGAAGAACTGTTCGCACGCGCTCAAAACGTTATGCCGGGCGGGGTGAACTCACCCGTACGCGCCTTCGGCTCCGTGGGCGGAACTCCGCGCTTCATCGTCTCCGCCAAGGGTGCGTACGTGAGCGATGCCGACGGCCGCGATTACGTGGATCTCGTCTGCTCATGGGGTCCGGCACTCCTGGGACATGCGCATCCAGCCGTGCTGGAAGCTGTTCACAGCGCCGTCGATAAGGGACTGTCTTTCGGCGCCTCCACCCCGGCTGAAGCCGATCTCGCAGAGCTGGTAAGGAATCGGGTATCTGCCGTGGAGCGGCTTCGGATGGTTTCCACTGGAACCGAAGCGACGATGACGGCTGTCCGTCTTGCGCGCGGCTTTACTGGCCGCAACCTCGTCATCAAGTTCGCTGGTTGCTATCACGGTCATCTGGACAGCCTGCTAGCATCGGCCGGGTCCGGCCTTGCCACGCTCGCGCTGCCGGGGTCAGCGGGCGTCACCGAGGCGACGGCGGCCGAAACGTTAGTGCTGCCGTACAACGATATTGCGGCTGTGGAGGCTGCCTTCGCTGAGCATGGGGACAGGATCGCGGCGGTCATCACCGAAGCGGCACCTGCGAACATGGGCGTGGTGACTCCTGGAGACGGTTTCAACAAGGCACTATCAGAGATCACGAGGGCCAACGGTGCACTCTTCGTCATGGATGAAGTCCTGACCGGATTCCGCACCGGCCCCGCCGGGTACTGGGGACTCACCGGCGGCGCGTCAGGATCGGAGGAGCAATGGGCACCGGATCTTCTGACTTTCGGCAAGGTCATCGGTGGTGGGCTTCCCGTCGCTGCCCTTGGCGGTCGGAAAGATGTCATGGAATTCCTGGCTCCGACCGGCCCGGTTTATCAGGCAGGGACTCTTTCTGGAAACCCCGTCGCCATGGCTGCCGGCGTAGCCACGCTGACTGCTGCGACCGCCGATGTCTACCAGCACGTCGACGCCAAGTCCCTGGAACTCTCAGGCGCACTCGAGGACGCCCTGACAGCGGCCGGGGTGAACCACAGCATCCAGCGCGCAGGCAACCTGTTCAGCGTCGCGTTTGGGACAGCTGCGCACGGCGTCCATAACTATGCGGATGCACAGGCCCAGGACGTTTATCGTTACGCACCGTTCTTCCACTCCATGCTGGAGTCCGGGGTCTACCTGCCTCCTTCCGTCTTCGAGGCCTGGTTCCTCTCCGCAGCGCATGACGACGCCGCCATGGAGAGGGTCATCAACGCTCTACCCGCTGCTGCCCGCGCCGCTGCGGCGGCGCAACCAGCCTGA
- the hemB gene encoding porphobilinogen synthase, with amino-acid sequence MSVPYHRPRRLRSTAAMRRMTAEYRVDPAELVLPAFVREGLSEPNPIGSMPGVVQHTMDSLVRASAEAVKLGLGGIMLFGIPAERDACGTAGTNPDGVLNKAIAAVRAEVGDALVIMSDVCLDEFTDHGHCGVLAEDGSVDNDASLEIYAQMAVTQADAGAHMLGPSGMMDGQVAVIRQALDAAGHQDVSQIAYAAKYSSAFYGPFREAVDSQLKGDRRTYQMHSANRREALREVELDLEEGADIIMVKPAMSYLDILADVARISPVPVAAYQISGEYAMIEAAAANGWIDRKAAIEESVLGIKRAGANIILTYWAAEMAQWLRDRS; translated from the coding sequence ATGTCTGTCCCGTACCACCGTCCACGCCGTCTCCGCTCGACGGCGGCCATGCGCCGAATGACTGCTGAATACCGTGTGGATCCTGCAGAGCTGGTTCTTCCAGCCTTTGTCCGGGAGGGGCTCAGCGAACCGAACCCCATCGGGTCCATGCCAGGGGTTGTCCAGCACACCATGGACAGCCTCGTTCGTGCCTCTGCCGAGGCCGTCAAACTTGGATTGGGCGGCATCATGCTGTTCGGAATCCCGGCGGAGCGGGATGCGTGCGGTACGGCGGGCACTAACCCCGACGGCGTCCTGAACAAGGCCATCGCTGCGGTTCGCGCCGAAGTCGGTGACGCCCTGGTGATCATGAGCGATGTCTGTCTGGATGAATTCACCGACCATGGTCATTGCGGGGTGTTGGCCGAGGATGGGTCCGTCGACAATGACGCGAGCCTGGAAATCTATGCGCAGATGGCGGTCACCCAGGCCGACGCGGGAGCCCACATGCTTGGCCCCTCCGGAATGATGGACGGTCAGGTAGCCGTCATTCGCCAGGCGCTGGACGCTGCGGGGCACCAGGACGTTAGCCAGATCGCTTATGCTGCCAAATATTCATCCGCGTTCTATGGTCCCTTCCGCGAAGCTGTTGATTCGCAGCTGAAAGGAGACAGACGCACGTACCAGATGCACTCCGCCAACCGACGCGAAGCCCTGCGCGAGGTGGAACTGGATCTCGAGGAAGGCGCGGATATCATCATGGTCAAACCAGCCATGAGCTACCTTGACATATTGGCGGACGTCGCAAGAATATCGCCGGTTCCCGTGGCCGCTTACCAGATCTCGGGTGAGTACGCGATGATCGAGGCGGCAGCCGCTAACGGTTGGATAGATCGCAAAGCCGCCATCGAGGAGTCAGTTCTCGGCATCAAACGGGCTGGCGCAAACATCATACTCACGTATTGGGCGGCCGAAATGGCTCAGTGGCTTCGCGACCGCTCGTAA
- a CDS encoding uroporphyrinogen-III synthase yields the protein MIPRAPDRAAAMVRGLEAEGAIPQLVPLIDFEFPSDTSDLDQCLALLSEGRFAWLVITSTTTIRALKQRARSMGRQLALMIPAVTRVAAVGNTTRDALVAEGIAVHFVPAGEQSGRSLVKNWPLPEAVPAGSGISNRVLVPQADIASATVAAGITERGWQVLPVIAYRTVDYPAVDELKISEQLAETGGPGRSSSLPPALTVDAFRTALHAGNIDAVILTSPSVTRRVALIAGKLPERLLMIAIGEITAAEAALVGVPVSAVASEPSPAGIAAALISAGRLSTDSR from the coding sequence ATGATTCCACGGGCACCGGATCGGGCGGCGGCCATGGTTCGGGGTCTGGAGGCAGAGGGAGCTATTCCTCAGCTGGTCCCACTCATCGATTTTGAGTTCCCATCGGATACCTCCGATCTGGACCAGTGCCTTGCTCTGCTCAGTGAGGGCCGTTTTGCCTGGCTCGTTATCACGAGCACCACAACGATTCGTGCACTGAAGCAGCGGGCTCGGTCTATGGGACGTCAGCTTGCGCTCATGATTCCAGCCGTCACCCGTGTCGCAGCCGTGGGCAACACGACCCGAGATGCACTGGTGGCCGAGGGCATAGCCGTTCATTTTGTGCCCGCCGGTGAACAATCCGGTCGATCGCTCGTCAAGAACTGGCCGTTGCCGGAGGCGGTTCCGGCGGGGTCGGGCATTAGTAATCGTGTGCTTGTCCCACAAGCCGACATCGCTTCCGCTACGGTGGCAGCCGGGATCACAGAGCGGGGCTGGCAGGTCCTGCCCGTTATCGCTTACCGGACGGTCGACTATCCCGCCGTTGACGAGCTGAAAATTAGTGAACAGTTGGCGGAAACTGGGGGCCCTGGTCGGTCATCCTCGCTGCCGCCAGCTCTCACCGTGGATGCGTTCCGTACAGCGCTTCACGCTGGAAATATTGACGCCGTGATCCTCACGTCCCCCAGCGTTACCCGGCGGGTAGCACTAATCGCGGGAAAGTTGCCGGAACGCCTGCTGATGATCGCCATTGGAGAGATCACGGCTGCTGAGGCGGCGCTCGTCGGTGTTCCGGTCAGTGCCGTCGCCAGCGAACCAAGTCCAGCCGGTATTGCCGCAGCGTTGATTTCAGCCGGCCGTCTATCAACAGATTCGAGATGA